The Thiohalophilus sp. genome has a window encoding:
- a CDS encoding helix-turn-helix transcriptional regulator, giving the protein MSVTARELLARRVRELRREKGWSQEDLAVASNLHRTYIGTVERAEQSITVDSIEKLATALDVPVAKLFEL; this is encoded by the coding sequence ATGTCAGTTACCGCCAGAGAATTACTTGCCCGGCGCGTGCGCGAGCTGCGCCGGGAAAAAGGCTGGTCCCAGGAGGATCTGGCCGTGGCCAGCAATTTGCACCGCACCTACATCGGCACGGTCGAGCGGGCCGAACAGAGTATTACCGTGGACAGTATCGAAAAACTGGCCACGGCATTGGACGTGCCGGTGGCAAAGCTGTTTGAGCTGTAG
- a CDS encoding carbon storage regulator — protein MLLLFRKPGQSITIQPAPEVDLTAPLGTFFENGPIQVLVNRIIENEVKLGIQAHPDLMILREEISPHYPATPPPSPSGLREGQIRAIVARNLSHYRHERQWSTQQLAEQANLPLTTITAMEQGIGTITLDDLDRVALALDLGVAELLRE, from the coding sequence ATGCTGTTACTGTTTCGCAAACCCGGACAATCCATCACTATCCAGCCTGCCCCAGAGGTGGACCTGACGGCGCCACTGGGGACGTTCTTCGAAAACGGGCCGATCCAGGTGCTGGTCAACCGGATCATCGAAAACGAGGTCAAACTCGGTATACAGGCGCACCCGGATCTGATGATCCTGCGCGAGGAAATCTCTCCCCACTATCCGGCGACCCCGCCGCCATCTCCCTCCGGGCTGAGAGAGGGTCAGATCCGCGCCATTGTCGCCCGTAACCTCAGCCATTACCGCCACGAGCGTCAGTGGAGTACTCAGCAACTGGCCGAGCAGGCCAACCTGCCGCTGACCACGATTACCGCCATGGAGCAGGGGATCGGCACGATCACGCTGGATGATCTGGATCGGGTCGCTCTGGCGCTGGACCTCGGCGTGGCCGAGCTGTTGCGGGAGTGA
- a CDS encoding type II toxin-antitoxin system CcdA family antitoxin, protein MSQIYDRTAVKKATNLSINSDLLSRARSLKLNLSATLEAALEAEIKKAERDQWLETNKQAIDASNRLVEKQGLFSSSYKTL, encoded by the coding sequence ATGAGCCAGATCTACGACCGTACAGCTGTCAAAAAAGCCACAAACCTCAGTATAAACAGTGACTTACTCTCCAGGGCGCGGAGCCTTAAACTGAATTTGTCGGCCACGCTTGAAGCTGCCCTGGAAGCCGAGATTAAAAAAGCCGAGCGCGATCAATGGCTTGAAACTAATAAACAAGCGATCGATGCTTCAAATCGGCTGGTCGAGAAACAGGGATTATTTTCCTCATCATACAAGACGCTTTAA
- a CDS encoding CcdB family protein, with translation MAQFTLYENQNPDSKETYPYFVDVQCNLLDSLNSRLVIPLTQHRNLEKTNINNLCPQVTLNDESFVLLTHQMTNVPMSALKSPVTTIEHLRGEILEAIDILITGI, from the coding sequence ATGGCGCAATTTACACTTTATGAGAATCAGAATCCTGACTCGAAGGAGACATACCCGTATTTTGTCGATGTTCAATGTAATCTCCTGGACTCACTGAACTCCCGGCTTGTTATCCCGCTGACACAGCATCGTAATCTTGAGAAAACAAATATTAACAATCTTTGCCCGCAAGTTACCCTGAATGATGAGTCCTTTGTCTTGCTGACTCACCAGATGACAAACGTTCCAATGTCAGCCCTGAAAAGTCCTGTTACAACGATTGAACATCTGCGTGGCGAGATACTCGAGGCAATCGATATTCTTATTACCGGGATTTGA
- the ubiB gene encoding ubiquinone biosynthesis regulatory protein kinase UbiB, with product MKQLSQFFRLFYISFVLMRHGLDGLVLNTPLFRPFRILKIFMPWLWWSRKQPRGERVRLALEDLGPIFIKFGQILSTRRDLLPDDIADELTRLQDQVPPFSDQQARAIIERDLGEPIDAVFAEFGATPFASASIAQVHGATLHDGQKVVVKVLRPNILPVIRRDIGLMYLFAGAFERYWAVGRQLHAVDVVSEFEKTILDELDLTREAANASQLRRNFIDSPLLYVPDVYWDYCRRHVMVMERIEGIPIGNIDRLRQANINLKALAEHGVEIFFTQVFRDSFFHADMHPGNIFVSNDGQYLAVDFGIMGTLNPSDQRYLAENFHAFFNRDYRRVAQLHIDSGWIDPDTRIDEFEAAIRTVCEPIFNKPLSQISFGHLLLRLFQTARRFNMEVQPQLVLLQKTLLNVEGLGRQLYPELDLWQTAKPFLERWIREQIGPKAFIKHLRINFPMWAERMPQLPNMVHDVLQQAKEGNLTVELQDKQMRQLRGEIRRANRRTWGAIVGGSLLLSATILAALDGYAKPMLGDLPVYSWVMGAVGIVILLAAWPDYRDD from the coding sequence ATGAAACAACTCAGCCAGTTCTTTCGTCTGTTTTACATCAGCTTTGTGCTGATGCGTCACGGGCTGGACGGACTGGTGCTCAACACACCGTTGTTTCGCCCCTTCCGGATTCTGAAAATCTTCATGCCCTGGCTGTGGTGGTCGCGCAAGCAGCCACGCGGCGAGCGTGTGCGTCTGGCACTGGAAGATCTCGGGCCGATTTTTATCAAGTTCGGGCAGATCCTTTCCACCCGCCGCGATCTGCTGCCCGACGACATTGCCGATGAACTGACCCGGCTGCAGGATCAGGTCCCGCCGTTTTCCGATCAGCAGGCGCGCGCGATCATCGAGCGCGATCTGGGCGAGCCGATCGATGCCGTCTTTGCCGAGTTCGGCGCGACACCTTTTGCCTCGGCCTCCATCGCCCAGGTCCACGGCGCCACGCTGCATGATGGCCAGAAAGTCGTGGTCAAGGTCTTGCGCCCGAATATCCTGCCCGTCATCCGGCGTGATATCGGTCTGATGTACCTGTTCGCCGGCGCCTTCGAACGCTACTGGGCCGTCGGCCGTCAGTTGCACGCCGTCGATGTGGTCAGTGAATTCGAAAAAACCATTCTCGATGAGCTGGACCTGACCCGCGAGGCCGCCAATGCTTCGCAACTGCGGCGTAACTTCATCGACTCGCCACTGTTATATGTGCCGGATGTGTACTGGGACTATTGTCGCCGGCATGTGATGGTCATGGAGCGCATCGAGGGCATTCCCATTGGCAACATCGACCGCTTACGTCAGGCCAATATCAACCTCAAGGCACTGGCCGAACACGGCGTGGAAATTTTCTTCACCCAGGTCTTTCGCGACAGTTTCTTTCATGCCGACATGCACCCCGGCAATATCTTCGTCTCCAACGACGGGCAGTACCTGGCGGTGGACTTCGGCATCATGGGCACCCTCAACCCCAGCGATCAACGTTATCTGGCGGAAAATTTTCACGCCTTTTTCAACCGCGACTATCGCCGCGTCGCCCAGCTGCACATCGATTCGGGCTGGATCGATCCCGATACCCGCATTGATGAGTTTGAAGCGGCCATTCGCACCGTCTGTGAACCGATTTTCAACAAGCCCCTGAGCCAGATTTCATTCGGCCATCTGTTGCTGCGCCTGTTCCAGACGGCACGGCGTTTCAACATGGAAGTCCAGCCACAGCTGGTGCTGCTGCAAAAAACTTTACTGAATGTCGAAGGGCTCGGCCGTCAGCTCTATCCCGAACTCGATTTATGGCAAACCGCCAAGCCGTTTCTGGAGCGCTGGATACGCGAGCAGATTGGCCCCAAAGCCTTTATCAAACACCTGCGCATCAACTTCCCCATGTGGGCCGAGCGGATGCCGCAACTGCCCAACATGGTGCATGACGTGCTGCAGCAGGCCAAGGAAGGCAACCTGACCGTAGAGTTACAGGACAAGCAAATGCGCCAGCTACGTGGTGAAATCCGCCGCGCCAACCGCCGCACCTGGGGCGCGATCGTCGGCGGCAGCCTGCTGCTCTCCGCCACCATCCTCGCCGCGCTGGACGGCTACGCCAAACCCATGCTCGGCGATCTGCCGGTCTATTCCTGGGTGATGGGCGCCGTCGGCATCGTCATCCTGCTCGCCGCCTGGCCGGATTATCGGGACGATTGA
- a CDS encoding SDR family oxidoreductase — MNPAVKPPEQVFIVGCGDIGRRVARLWQAEGIPVTGLVRNGGRLTATGIPAYLADLDDPASLSDLPVNQALVYYFAPPPQHGQDDPRMAHFLQALDQQGSRPQRIVYISTSGVYGDRQGEIVSEDTAPNPQVDRARRRYAAEQALREWGRQHAVPVIVLRVGGIYGPDRLPIKRLREQVPMVHEALAPQTNRIHAADLAAICVAAARRGTADAIYNVSDGNDSNMTQYFNTVADFLGLPRPPLIDRDEAQQTLSEGMLSYLGESRRMDTSRLREELGIQLQYPTLQEGLEATCQRDRDELRGTRDEGR, encoded by the coding sequence ATGAACCCGGCAGTAAAACCCCCTGAACAGGTATTTATCGTCGGCTGCGGCGACATCGGCCGCCGTGTCGCCCGGCTGTGGCAGGCCGAAGGTATCCCGGTCACCGGTCTGGTCCGCAATGGCGGCCGCCTGACGGCGACGGGTATCCCGGCATACCTGGCGGATCTGGATGACCCGGCCAGCCTGAGCGATCTGCCGGTCAACCAGGCCCTGGTCTATTACTTTGCGCCACCGCCGCAACACGGCCAGGATGATCCGCGCATGGCGCACTTTTTACAGGCCCTCGATCAACAGGGGAGCCGCCCACAGCGGATTGTCTATATCAGCACCTCGGGGGTGTACGGCGATCGGCAGGGCGAGATCGTTAGTGAGGATACCGCACCCAACCCGCAGGTGGATCGTGCCCGTCGCCGCTATGCCGCCGAGCAGGCGCTGCGCGAATGGGGTAGACAACACGCCGTGCCGGTGATCGTGTTGCGAGTCGGCGGCATCTACGGCCCCGACCGCCTGCCGATCAAACGTCTCCGGGAACAGGTGCCCATGGTTCATGAGGCGCTCGCGCCGCAGACCAATCGCATTCACGCCGCCGATCTGGCTGCCATCTGCGTCGCCGCCGCCCGACGCGGCACAGCGGATGCGATTTATAATGTCAGCGATGGCAATGACAGCAATATGACCCAGTACTTCAATACCGTCGCCGATTTTCTCGGACTGCCACGCCCGCCGTTGATCGACAGAGACGAGGCCCAACAGACCCTGAGCGAGGGCATGCTCTCCTACCTGGGTGAGTCACGGCGTATGGATACCTCACGACTGCGCGAGGAACTGGGTATTCAATTGCAGTACCCGACATTGCAGGAAGGGCTCGAAGCCACATGCCAACGAGACAGGGACGAGTTACGAGGGACGAGGGACGAGGGGCGTTGA
- a CDS encoding CDP-6-deoxy-delta-3,4-glucoseen reductase: protein MRFSVKVEPSGHTFLVEEDEPILDAALHHGLALPYGCRNGACGSCMGKVVEGKIAYPDDELPPALTEEQATAGMALFCQARARGNLVIETREVAEGQDIPIKKLPSRIAEMTRLNHDVMLLKLKLPSTERLQFLAGQYVDFILKDGRRRSFSLANAPHDDDYLVLHIRHVEGGRFTGEVFDKMKVKDILRIEGPFGGFYLREESDRPIIFMAGGTGFAPIKGMIEHAFATGIERPMHLYWGARARQDLYLPELPEQWAEAHTHFSYTPVLSEPMADDHWQGRTGYVHDAIITDHPQLAGYDIYASGPPPMVYAGQDAFPAHGLDLEHYYSDAFEYNKD from the coding sequence ATGCGTTTTTCCGTCAAAGTCGAGCCCAGTGGCCACACCTTTTTGGTAGAAGAGGATGAACCGATCCTGGACGCGGCGCTGCACCATGGTCTGGCCCTGCCCTACGGCTGCCGTAACGGGGCCTGCGGATCCTGCATGGGCAAGGTGGTGGAAGGCAAGATCGCCTATCCCGACGATGAGCTGCCCCCGGCGTTGACAGAAGAGCAGGCCACCGCCGGCATGGCGCTGTTTTGCCAGGCACGGGCCCGGGGCAACCTGGTGATCGAAACCCGCGAGGTGGCAGAGGGTCAGGACATCCCGATTAAAAAGCTGCCGAGCCGCATCGCCGAGATGACCCGCCTGAACCATGATGTCATGTTGCTCAAACTCAAGCTGCCCAGCACCGAACGATTGCAGTTTCTGGCCGGCCAGTATGTGGATTTCATTCTCAAGGATGGCCGGCGGCGCAGTTTTTCCCTGGCCAACGCACCGCATGACGATGACTATCTGGTTTTGCACATCCGGCATGTCGAAGGCGGCCGTTTTACCGGTGAAGTGTTCGACAAGATGAAGGTCAAGGATATCCTGCGCATCGAAGGCCCGTTCGGGGGGTTTTATCTGCGCGAGGAGTCGGACCGGCCGATCATCTTCATGGCCGGTGGCACCGGATTTGCCCCCATCAAGGGCATGATTGAACATGCCTTCGCGACCGGGATCGAGCGGCCCATGCATCTGTACTGGGGCGCACGGGCGCGACAGGATCTGTATTTGCCCGAACTGCCCGAACAGTGGGCCGAAGCGCATACCCATTTCAGTTACACCCCGGTGCTCTCCGAGCCCATGGCGGACGATCACTGGCAGGGGCGAACCGGTTATGTGCACGATGCGATAATCACCGATCATCCGCAGCTGGCCGGTTACGACATCTATGCCTCGGGTCCGCCGCCGATGGTCTATGCCGGTCAGGACGCCTTCCCCGCCCACGGCCTGGATCTGGAACACTATTATTCCGACGCGTTTGAATACAACAAGGATTGA
- a CDS encoding heme biosynthesis protein HemY, translating into MKWLFTAFLILLAAVLLGLLAYQDPGYVLISRGQTTMEMSLSLFASIIVIGFILLYFVIRTLVRGWHVPGRLRRWRQLRRRRKARHSSNRGLIELAEGNWRRAERALINHAKDSDTPLLNYLSAARAAQKQHAHERRDHYLSLAHNSAPGADVAVELTQAELQLAHGQLEQSLASLMHLQSLAPRHPHVLYLLAQLYEQLHSWADLQALLPKLDKYHVLDEKAHDRLSKTVYRNLLQINGHKAEDLNNIWQQIPRNLRHDQDLAEEYASHLIALDQHDTAESILRDAIKREYNNELVRLYGLVQSTSPDRQLQQAEHWLKGRENNANLLLTLGRLAMHCDLWGKARSYLEASLGNHEQPETCRELGQLLDRLNETDLAAEYYRKGLLLTI; encoded by the coding sequence ATGAAGTGGTTGTTCACGGCCTTTTTGATTCTGCTGGCGGCCGTGCTGCTCGGGCTGCTGGCCTATCAGGACCCGGGTTATGTGCTGATCAGCCGGGGCCAGACCACGATGGAGATGAGTCTGTCGCTGTTTGCCAGTATCATCGTGATCGGTTTTATTCTGCTCTACTTTGTGATTCGCACGCTGGTGCGCGGCTGGCATGTACCGGGGCGCTTGCGCCGCTGGCGTCAGCTGCGGCGCCGGCGCAAGGCACGTCATTCCTCCAATCGCGGCCTCATCGAACTGGCCGAAGGCAACTGGCGACGCGCCGAACGGGCCCTGATCAATCACGCCAAAGACAGCGACACCCCGCTGCTCAATTACCTGTCGGCCGCCCGTGCGGCGCAAAAACAGCATGCCCACGAACGCCGCGATCATTATCTGTCGCTGGCGCATAACAGCGCGCCGGGCGCGGATGTCGCGGTGGAACTGACCCAGGCGGAGCTGCAACTGGCTCATGGTCAGCTGGAACAATCCCTGGCCTCGCTGATGCATTTGCAATCCCTGGCACCGCGTCATCCCCATGTGCTCTATCTGCTGGCGCAGCTGTACGAACAACTGCACAGCTGGGCCGATCTGCAGGCCCTGCTGCCCAAACTCGACAAATACCATGTCCTCGACGAAAAGGCACATGATCGGTTAAGTAAAACCGTCTATCGCAACCTGTTACAGATCAATGGCCACAAGGCGGAAGACCTCAACAATATCTGGCAACAGATTCCGCGTAACCTGCGTCACGATCAGGACCTGGCGGAAGAATATGCCTCGCACCTGATCGCCCTGGATCAACACGATACGGCCGAGTCGATTCTGCGCGATGCGATCAAACGGGAATACAACAACGAGCTGGTGCGCCTGTATGGCCTGGTGCAATCGACCAGCCCGGATCGCCAGTTACAACAGGCGGAGCACTGGTTAAAAGGGCGGGAAAACAACGCCAATCTATTATTGACCCTGGGCCGACTGGCCATGCATTGCGACTTGTGGGGCAAGGCCCGCAGCTACCTGGAAGCCAGCCTGGGCAATCATGAACAGCCCGAAACCTGCCGCGAGCTGGGGCAGTTACTGGACCGGCTCAATGAAACGGATCTGGCCGCCGAATATTATCGCAAGGGATTGTTACTGACGATCTGA